The sequence TTGACGCTGGTGGGGCTGCACCCGTTGAAGCGGGTTTCCCGGTGCATATCTGCTGCAGATGATGATAGGTGTAAGCTTCTGTGATTTCCATACCGAAACATTCATGGAACTTTGTAATAATGAAGCATCTTGTTGATTTCGGGGTTAAATTACGTACGTTAATCTGAAATATtcggtattctgaaattcgtagtaCTGAAAGTTTTTTACATTGGCAATATAGGCATTTTGGCGGGAATTTAAAAAAATTCGTTAATCTGATGTTCGTAGTAATGAGATTTTACTGCACTGTGTAAATTGGGTTCAAACTGCGTTgtgtgctgcatcgtctgctgcACTGCTGCGTGGCACTCGCACATCTGCACAGAGCCAGACCGTAGGCAGAACTGGGTGTGAGGAAAATAGTGAACCTTTCCCACACGTTTTGAAAACCAACTTCTCAGTTCAGAGGACACCATTTCGGCACCCCCACAGCAAACTGTGGGGTGCAGCACCTCATAAACTGGTTCAGGTGGTGCAGGCACTGCACCACCTGAACTGAGATGTCGTCTTTCCTTTTCTTGTGCTATGTTCTGTTGGTGTTGGCCATCATGACCACCAGGACCTGTTCATCAGTAGTTGTGTGGGCACCGATTCACCCAAACATTTCCCATTCCTCTCCCTTACTTCCAGGGTGCATCCACAATTAACCCCCTCACCTTTGCCCTTTCATCTCTCGCTCATAAAGTGATAGCGCTAGATATGTCCATCCCAACAAGCATTTATATAGACAACTTGGGGTGAGAGTTCTTGCATGAGAAGCAACGACTGTCCTACGCCAGTCCTCACCATGGTAATGCCCAAGCTCCAAACATCGGACTTGACATCATAACCCATGTCCGAGTGCTCCGGGTTGATCCGCTCGGGCTGCACACATTCAAGACACCGTAGTAAGCACACAGATGCTCAAATCATAACTGATGCGTAAGAAAAGAAATGACAGTAAAGAAAGCAAGCTTAACTGTTTCCACACAAGCTAGACATGCCGTCTGTGTTGTGAAATGCGCGAGCCTGACTGATAACTCCGACACAAAAAACTGGGAAAAGCTAGCTTATTTGGATGCTCGCTTTACAGATGTGGTGTACAGTCGAACCTGGATATATCAAATCTGAAGGCGATCACAATAAAGTTCTATGTATAGGTAGTTCGATATCTAAAACATACAAAATATTCAGGGGGATCCTACAACACCTACACAACAATTCACTGAATGtaggttcgatatatgcgggttgtCCAACAAACAAGccttaacagaaaaaaaaagaagtagagagagagaaaaacaaccACAACCAGTTGACCTCAAGTCATCCATTTCCAACAATAAATTGTAGTTGCCACTTAAATATGCACCGAATTGACACACACGACTGTGTTGCCgagattaccgtatttactcgaatctaacgcgcacctttttttcgacaaaacgagtcgaaaaatcgcatgcgcattagaatcgagtaccgaaaaagaaaaaaactcggttatcgtattgccatcggcatttcaaaatggccgcctcttACGCGCCTCGGCCGtttctgtcattgtttcagttcgtacaaATGCTgagtttgtcatcccgttctgcattcgcatcggcggcatggaagtgcccatttcaaatactcgacgagtgcaccacgatgtcgcatttaaaagaaaagttattacatgtgcagagacggacggaaatcgggccgcatcgcggtcgttccgagttgccgaaacgtgcgtgcgagacttgcgcaaacagaagcagaagattgttttacagcaaagcttcacgaaaaagtttctgtggacaaaagcagggccggtttgccgaaatcgaagagcgttgacagcgacgaagactgatccattacgcgactcgtatcgctcccgtagtggtgacagtttcagcggcaaggccagccgtttgactttgtgttttctttttttttcttttttttgaaactttagttctttaaaacccaaatacttgttcttctgaatgtgcgaaggtggactcctacggacttcttttgttcatttctctcacgaaaaatgggtgcgcgttacaatcgagggcgcggtagaatcgagtaaatacggtagtctaGGTGCCGTTCTTATAAAGTACAAGCTGCGCAACATCACCCTGCCCAAGTTTCTAGAGTTTTCAGGATAAATGTGACTAAAAAGGGGACCTCAACAACTGCCTTCAGACCGGCTCACACCAAAAGAGTTGCAGCGGCAACTACACATTGAAACGGGCACGAAAGCCACTCACGGCCATGTACGGCTTGCAGCCAGCGTTGACCGTCTTCGCCACCGAGTCAACCAGGTAGCCGGAGATGCCGAAGTCACACATCTTCACCTCTCCACGCCGGTTGAGCAGGATGTTGGACGGCTTCACGTCTCGGTGGATCACATGCAGCTGGCTCTGGAGGTAGTGCAGCGCACTCACCACCTGGACAGCAATGGTGAGAGCAAACAGTTGAAAGAATTAAATAAATTTGAACGTGAATGTCAACACGAATGCAAATCACAGTAGGTTAGAAAAAATAGTTCTGGGCTTGCCTGGCTCATCTCCGCACCACCTATCCTGCCACTCATGTCTATGCCTCTGGTAACCCAGCAATCCGCAAACACTAATAAGTTTTCAGACAAGCTAATACCCTCTATTCTCAGATTTATTTTGGAAAAGTGACAATTTTGGATAAACTCTCTGCCAAGCTGAGTAAATTGCCACTGCATATATCAAGGCAGTGAAAAGTACTGCTGCCTGTTAACTCCGCATGACCCAACACCACATATTACGATAGTCACAGTCTCTGGAACACTACGTGGTGAGCCTGCAGAGACAATACAGTGACTATAAATAAACTCTGTGAACATTCAAGTCCAAATGTCCACTCTACATATCCACATACAGCAGCACACACACATCTACTCGGCAAATACACATTGGACATAAGCCTATCACAGCTACCTCTCCGAAAACAGGCCGATACAACCACAGTTgtgctctttcatgtacgcaataaccctgaatgaaaaaaaaaaaaaaccatgaggTGTCTGTGCACTAAGTGCAAGTCTGTATCCAGGGCTGCTGTCGAACGGCCGCCATTGAGACATGACACCATACTGGGACACGACGATGACATGAAGGCAGTTAGCTACTCACGGAAAAGGCAATAGTCCCCAGTATGCTCTCAGGGATGGTCTTTCCTTCGCTGAACACCTTGTGGTAGAACTTGTCCAGAGACATGTCCATAACCTCCATACAGATCCACACGTCACCCTGCAGTGACATCATACACGCGAGCGTTGTCACATACTGCAAGAACAACTCCTGATTTAGCTTTGCACAACTAGTACCTTCCAACCCATGATATGACCAGGAGCCAGATTTTGTAATGATCTACGACACCAAATGGACAATATGAGAGACAAGAGTGGTAAGGATCATATAAGTAGGACTGCACTTGAAAGGAACATCGTAACGGTACATCAAACATGCAATACAAAAACATAAGAGTTCCATTAATGCTTTCATCCCTATAATGTGTAGCCAGTGTCTGGTTTCGCATTAGTAAACACTCATTATAACAACAGTGTTTGGGCCAATGGCTGGCAGTGAAAAACGATTGCAAATGAAGCAGACCATCACAAAAAGTCACAGTAATGCCGCAAGGGCAAAGCTATAAATGCGACAgccacaaattggaatgttatacggaGTAATGCTAGCAGTTCACTTCTTCAGCATCAAATATaacgtaactctgcaaaacgctgatgtaagggaatacggccgctacagcgagcgaagcggCTCTCGTGTCACTTCAATGTGAAGTAAGCGGCAGCGCATCCAAAGGCATGAGCTGTATGATGATCTGAGTCGAGGTAGCACTCTCATCACCAGCCATGATTACAGTGCTCAcgaattcaaacgcgacatcaatttttttaCTATAACGACTTGTACATGTATTTGttcgagataaccacatcatgtTGCGACAAAATTGGTCtgtaaagataatgttggctctggtcTACGCATTCGAGTCGAAATTATGCCGATATGGCCCGAACTGAAGGCattggaaacgaaagtatgtgcgttacttagccctaaattgtcctgtttcaatccgtgagtagtgTACACAGCACCAGAACAATCAGCGGGCTGCCATCTTCTGTTCCGTTCAGAATGGGGCACTGCCTAGTTAATCAACAAAAGTTCCAGTTTTGTTTGACATATTAGCAACAGGGCGTTTCCACGTCTTTCACAGCACCCCTAAGCAAACAAATGGTGTGTGCATGGCCCGgaagcagtggtgtagccagggcagggggggcacaccgggcttgTGTTCCCCCTGTCCCCTGATAATTTTTTTCCCatggaatacagagcacaaaatgacactcgaccccacttatctgcccataCCCAAtgtgaaaacaatttctggctacgccaccgcACGGAAGACTTCGACCAATCATGGAGCGTTACTGGCTGATATGGAACCCAAACAGAACGGAGTAGTTTTATATCATTATGCCCATAatgtgtgttaaagggacactaaaggcaaataacaatttatgtcagagtgaaagcccaatgtatgacaacttctaaaacggcaatattatcaacagcagtgccctacttaccgagaaattaagctaaatgtatcacatgtcgagcgccacgagtgggacattttcaaagtgatcccgatgacgtatggaagtcggcctaaaataaatcactagtaatcaaactagcagcagtaaaagaagaacattccgagcatcaaaagacgtaatgaaatgctgtttgttcgtttccgcttgattcatggaaaacaaaacctccgtggcgttgccatggggaacggcgcgcgtggttcaaaggttccgttttcgccgaactgcgcctcagaggtagtttcgggatcgcgtactgccgtgcgtgttttgcgcgctcgtgaaagtcgctctgacagaaagttcgacaaaatgccgcatgcgtgtgatattgccggatgcccgaatggtgcacaacgccagtgctgcagcaaggaaaccggtgtgtcttttcactgggtgccgtggaatgaacccttacgctcgaagtgtgctaaacagtcaaaacctctgcgtgtgtgctcgctgcactttcgtactgaggattacgagaccaaccgcaacttggtgaaggctttgaatgtgcccatccgagcaagtctttgccgcagcgccgttgttgctactgtgggtcccgctacttccgctcggctgctactagtgtcggcggccgcgcagtaaaagcgggcaacgttggacacggcagcagtgacgtatgaaagtcgtattttcaggcgggagatttgaagcgcgctaacgcgatgcggaccactaaaaacgtgattttatttcaaaataagcacttccttggcacaaaagcagcactacgaggtttccggaccgctatttcaacaatcaacgtcgacttaatatttgcctttagtgtccctttaagcaacaaCTGTCCGTAGCAATGTACGACAACAATCTACAGCAGTGACTCAAGTGTTTACGGTGTGCTCCGTCCTGgcttgttccttccttctttcaaGCATTCTGCGCACTGAAAGAAGTTTTTCCCAGTCGAGTATttcgtaccaaccagcccaagcagcCACCTTGTTCAAGTGTTTACAGCATTCCCCTTCTGAGCACGAGGTCGCAGTTTCGACCCCTGCCACTACAGACACAGAAACACCCACCTCTCGGAACAGTGCCCCATAGAATTGCACCGTGTTGGGGTAGTCACTGGTGCGCATGGAGACGTCGAGGTCCATCAGCAGGCGCTTCTGCTCCTGGTTGCACTCGGTGAACGTTATCCTCTGAAAAATCACAACAGAGAGGATACGGTTAGAAACTTGAGGACAATGGCACAGTGTACACTGTTGGTGGAAAAAGGACACTGGACTACAGGGTACATACTGATCGAttgatcgatcaatcaatcaatcaatcaatcaatcaatcaatcagtcagtcagtcagtcagtcagtatgGAGAGTGGATACGGTTAGAAAGTTGAGCACAATGGCACAGTGTACACTGTTGGTGGAAAAAGGACACTGGACTACAGGGTACATactgatcaatcaatcaatcaatcactcaatcaatcagtcagttaGAGAGAGGATACGGTTAGAACAATCAATATAAACATTGCATATTATCAGATTGCGTTATCAGGACCAGAAGCCTCAACGAATAGTGACCAGTCCTATACAAACAATGTCAAGCCATACACTACAAACATTTACTAATGACCTTAAAAAATTACACGTTACACTTACAGTCAAACCTCAACATAAACATGGATAGACAAATCACCAGGTATAACAAAATGAATTTAGTTTTTCTTGTAACAATGAAACAGTGTCACAATTCATCAATGTACTAAAGAAATTTTCATGCAGGACATTTTTATGCTCTCATCCCTTCTACTGCTCCATGTGTCACATTTTACCAAGCCCACAGCCAATCATTTTTTttcaaggtgggggggggggcacttgctgaaggccttggctattcgaggaaagcacctatttttCAGCAATTATTTTTGGTAGAATTTCCATATGTAAATTGTGACATTTTAAAtactatttcattatttgtttcGAGATTAATCTTCCTAATAGTATAATATGTTTATACAAAAGATTTCTGGGAGGTGAAGGAGCAGTCCTAGccccccactggctacgggcctgtgtttTACGTCCTTTTTTGTCAACATCAACGAAAGAAGTCTAACCTTTACAGCCATGATGGTGCCGCTGGGTACGTGAACCATCTTCTCGACAACTCCATAGGCACCTCGCCCGAGCTCCTCAATGACCTGGAGGTCGTCCGTGGAAACCTCGATTTCCTGGCCCTCGACAACGAGCCTCGCGTGGGAGTCCAGGTTGCGTGGAGGGGTGCTGCGTGCATAACACATGAAGTCTCGCAAAAGTCTCACGCACTCTTGCCGGTTCGTGCCAGGTCTAGAAGGGTCTCGCCAAGTCTCACAAGTGCTGTTGTGTCTCCTCTGGCAGCTACTACCAGCTACGTGCACCGCAACTGTGTGCTTTCTCAGCATTAGCAGTTAAAAGCCACAATAAGCAATTCTTGTCGCAGGACAATGTCTACGAAGTCTATGAAGGTCACGCTAGCTTCCtattcaactcttaaagggacactaaagagcaaaacgatttttctcatgttagtaaagtactctttcaagataccaaaaacaccacgcttgctgcgagaagaagcttagtaagcgagaaaacgcgcaaaaacaaaatgtgggtgacgatgccaccttgaagtttccgcacaattcgccgtgacgtcacatgttttgacggcgcctactagggactacgtagttcctaatcggtaaaaatgaagtgaattgtcctctgagggggccatagacttaacttaccaagtctggggtaattttgttgagccaatgacgccaaaatacgataaatatactttgatatccgtgacgtcacgcatggAGATTCCggtgcgaaattcaaaaatgaagctttgaacttgattttctcctctaaacctatgatggcgaaattaatgacattatacTTCTCAgtgcacaatttatcgatctaggccggttcattgtttctctttagtgtccctttaaatgctgCTGTCTGCTAACGAACAACAAGAGAGATGTAGCGCAAACAGTGTTGCACATTATGTGCCCACATGTGGAAACACAGAGAGAAGGACACTTCTGCATACTGTATAATTTGCATGTTCCTCTTGAACCGATGATAATTTTAAGAAGCTTTAGGCGTGCCGTGTATGCTGCATCTACTAGCGAAGTTTTATCAACATGTGGTTGGCACATCATAGTCTTGGCCCCTCTTGCACCACCAAACTCAACATTAGCAGAAATTACAGGTACTGCTTGGTCCAACAAGTGAATGGCAGCACAGCTCTGGCCAAGTGACTAGATAGGAAATGTCTCTTTcagggagtactgacacaaaattcgaaggcgagataacctgtgggatagatttgtgtggacacacacgcatcatctacgaaatatcaacagataatatagcctagaacatatttaaaatcacgtttaaagtgcACGTCACgccactccacgcgaaacgcgcATTGTCGGTGTCCTTGTCAACAACCAacggccacctgcgtcacgagtttgtgttggctgccacgattgttgcaGGCGTTCTCTCCCACTGattcctagcagaccttttcaacggaaagagggggAGACTTgcatgggagtacaaaggctgatgtcctcgcctcggcagtgcatcttgggggggtcacgcatatttacaacgcctcagagggcattgtagcagcaccaggaagccttcgttgaaaagagttgtcgacgtggtgctcatgtgcacacggttttgtgtgctcatgtagccagctatgtttacacaaAAACCACGCTGGGTCCTGCCTCCCTCAGCGCTCTCCGAAACCAAAACTGTGCGTGGGCGCTACAAAAccatctccaaataattaacggtcgcGCGCTCAAGCaaattgcaacagaaaaaacaagatgcaatattttggtgtcagtgttcctttaaagggacactaatgttAAAACACTTATCAACTTAGACTCGTAAATTATTCTTTAAGAACTGACTGTTATCGTTgctaattttgccatcataggtttgttATTAGGAGAGAAAGCCCCTCCCCTCTACAATGCTGTAaagccctgagggtaaaataaaataaaaataaaaaaggtgaAATTTCATTCTTGAATTCTGTGCCAGAGCCCCTGCGCCTCAATCAATGTCAATGTGACATCACGGATTCCAATGCATCTTTTTCCCGTTTTGGTCACATCAGCTCAAAACTTCCGTGAACTTGCTCTGTTAAGTCTCTGAATCCCTTAGAAAACACTGTAGTTCATTTTTACCACTGAAGAATTCTGTAGGCCCTCGCAGACACTGCCAAAACCTATGACATCAAGATGAGCTGGTGAGGAAACCTTAAGGGAAGCATCACAGTCTCCATTTTCTGTATGCGTATTTTCCGGCTTACCAGGTGCCTTCTCGCagtaagagtggtgcttttggtgTTTTGAAAGGGTCATTTACTATTACGAGGAAAATTAAgttttctttagtgtcctttctTCAAAGTGAGGTTTTCCTTACCGTTACTCCCCAACTTAGGAGCCGGTTGTTGTCTAGCCAAATAGAAACAAGCTTACTACACATTTATATTTGCCTCTAACCAA comes from Rhipicephalus sanguineus isolate Rsan-2018 chromosome 7, BIME_Rsan_1.4, whole genome shotgun sequence and encodes:
- the LOC119399643 gene encoding dual specificity mitogen-activated protein kinase kinase 6, whose translation is MKRLAGKKTLGKIIMPEPNQNLQQRVTPPRNLDSHARLVVEGQEIEVSTDDLQVIEELGRGAYGVVEKMVHVPSGTIMAVKRITFTECNQEQKRLLMDLDVSMRTSDYPNTVQFYGALFREGDVWICMEVMDMSLDKFYHKVFSEGKTIPESILGTIAFSVVSALHYLQSQLHVIHRDVKPSNILLNRRGEVKMCDFGISGYLVDSVAKTVNAGCKPYMAPERINPEHSDMGYDVKSDVWSLGITMIELSIGRFPYPTFRTPFEQLKHVVEDDPPRLPTGQFSPEYEDFIDACLQKHPTKRPTYPQLLKMPFLQHHSQGSVEISEFIATILDGTEAKKESSPSDEP